Proteins from one Streptomyces caniferus genomic window:
- a CDS encoding serine hydrolase domain-containing protein — protein MTLSLLAPPVAVATARPDTVQQGLNALVHTDGLPAALASVKDREGRTRTYTAGVGDLVTGSKVPRDGQVRIGSNTKTFTAVVVLQLVGEGKIRLDAPVDTYVPGLVRGEGIDGRDLTVRQLLQQTSGLPNYTNYGLRPRYYDPRDLLDIALRHKADFAPGTKWEYSNTNYVLAGLIIQKVTGRPLAQEIDQRIIKRIGLRHTSFPGPGDLTIREPHPKGYDQESAGAPLRDVTETDPSWGWAAGQMISTNSDLNRFFTALLTGHLLPAPQLAQMRTTVPAGRPFGSGARYGLGLVSTPLSCGGVSWGHGGSFPGYETRGGVTDNGRAANVAVTIQPTGKAAIRHLERVVDTALCR, from the coding sequence ATGACGCTGAGCCTCCTCGCGCCGCCCGTCGCGGTGGCCACCGCCAGGCCGGACACCGTCCAGCAGGGCCTCAACGCGCTGGTCCACACCGACGGCCTGCCCGCCGCGCTGGCGAGCGTCAAGGACCGTGAAGGCCGCACCCGGACCTACACCGCAGGCGTCGGCGACCTGGTCACCGGCTCGAAGGTACCCAGGGACGGTCAGGTGCGGATCGGCAGCAACACCAAGACGTTCACCGCGGTGGTCGTACTGCAGCTGGTCGGAGAAGGAAAGATCCGACTCGACGCCCCGGTCGACACCTACGTGCCGGGTCTCGTACGCGGGGAGGGCATCGACGGACGCGACCTCACCGTCCGGCAGCTCCTGCAGCAGACCAGCGGACTTCCCAACTACACCAACTACGGCCTGCGGCCCCGGTATTACGACCCCCGCGACCTCCTCGACATCGCTCTTCGGCACAAGGCCGACTTCGCCCCCGGGACGAAATGGGAGTACAGCAACACGAACTACGTACTGGCCGGCCTCATCATCCAGAAGGTCACCGGCCGCCCCCTCGCCCAGGAGATCGACCAGCGCATCATCAAACGCATCGGTCTGCGCCACACCTCTTTCCCCGGCCCCGGTGACCTCACCATCCGAGAACCCCACCCCAAGGGCTACGACCAGGAGTCAGCAGGCGCACCGCTGCGCGACGTCACGGAGACGGACCCCTCCTGGGGCTGGGCGGCCGGCCAGATGATCTCCACCAACTCCGACCTCAACCGGTTCTTCACCGCGCTCCTGACCGGCCACCTCCTCCCGGCGCCCCAGCTCGCCCAGATGCGCACCACCGTCCCCGCCGGCCGGCCCTTTGGCTCCGGCGCCCGCTACGGACTCGGGCTCGTGAGCACGCCACTGTCGTGCGGCGGTGTCTCCTGGGGGCACGGCGGCAGCTTCCCGGGATACGAGACCCGCGGCGGCGTCACCGACAACGGCCGCGCCGCCAACGTCGCGGTGACGATCCAGCCGACCGGCAAGGCAGCAATAAGGCACCTGGAGAGGGTCGTGGACACGGCCCTCTGCCGCTGA
- a CDS encoding DUF3626 domain-containing protein: MGADIAGSLQEKALQRVAASCGGEPLARDLRVTMHFHPDRSAGDRPVLAQMAEDGVYRSQFVTGTSNGGLTAHHGGDRWRWESRIFGGAYDDASADQRPVYGALNHRRDPIGGAPRFGSSYFRLGPETLGRTTFCYPDSSTGPSDFGTADRCSLIELAEADTWDAVDGHIEAQIHGPVRFDRDVEALVLDPSYRGTEVEYTARRLPCPVEWHPGFRLSVAELRRHSSYRGQECVDLGAEIAVDGRLDPKVIGDAARTGRYGLQDVKKVWHCLARFGERTLC; encoded by the coding sequence ATGGGTGCCGACATCGCCGGATCGCTTCAGGAGAAGGCTCTGCAGCGTGTCGCGGCTTCCTGCGGAGGAGAGCCGCTCGCTCGTGACCTACGGGTGACGATGCACTTCCATCCCGATCGGTCCGCGGGGGACCGTCCGGTCCTGGCTCAGATGGCGGAAGATGGTGTCTACCGGTCGCAGTTCGTGACAGGCACGAGCAACGGTGGCCTGACCGCGCATCATGGCGGAGACCGATGGCGCTGGGAGAGCCGTATCTTCGGCGGCGCGTACGACGACGCCTCAGCCGACCAGCGCCCTGTGTATGGTGCGTTGAACCACCGCCGTGATCCGATCGGTGGTGCACCGCGGTTCGGGTCCTCGTACTTCAGACTCGGACCCGAGACCCTCGGACGCACCACGTTCTGCTACCCCGACAGTTCCACCGGGCCTTCCGACTTCGGCACAGCCGACCGCTGCTCGCTCATCGAACTCGCCGAGGCGGACACGTGGGATGCTGTGGACGGTCACATCGAGGCACAGATTCACGGACCGGTCAGGTTCGACCGTGACGTAGAGGCGCTGGTGTTGGATCCCAGCTACCGCGGCACGGAGGTCGAGTACACAGCCCGCCGACTCCCGTGCCCCGTCGAATGGCATCCAGGTTTTCGGCTCAGCGTTGCTGAACTGCGACGCCACTCAAGCTACCGCGGACAGGAGTGCGTTGACCTGGGTGCCGAGATCGCCGTTGATGGCCGGCTCGATCCCAAGGTCATCGGGGATGCCGCTCGCACGGGCCGGTACGGCCTTCAGGACGTCAAGAAGGTATGGCACTGCCTGGCCCGTTTCGGCGAACGCACCCTCTGCTGA